A region of the Candidatus Methylomirabilis oxygeniifera genome:
GGTGGGCATTGCGCTCGCCTTTATCGGTACGGCGCTGATGTATTACGCCGGCGCCTCGCGCGCCGGCGAGATTGCGGTGAATTGGACCTCTCTCCGAGCCGCCGCATCATCGCTGAATCCCCAGGTCGTCCGGCTCGCCTTCGCCTTCATCCTCATCGGCTACGGGACAAAGGCCGGCCTGGCGCCGATGCATACGTGGCTGCCGGATGCCCACAGTGAGGCGCCTGCCCCGATCAGCGCATTGATGTCCGGCGTCCTGCTCAACGTGGGACTCTACGCAGTAATGCGTTTCAAGGTGGTGACAGACATCGCGGTCGGCGCACACTTCGCCGGCCCCTGGCTGTTAGGCATCGGGCTGCTCTCACTTACAGTGGCCGCAATCTTTCTTATTGTACCGCGCAATTACAAGCGCATGCTGGCCTATTCAAGCGTCGAACACGTGGGCGTGATCTGCTTGGGATTAGGATTTGGGGGCTACTGGGGCGTACTGGGCGCGCTCCTGCACGTGATCAATCATGCGCTGTCAAAGTCGTTGCTGTTTATCCTGTCGGGAAATATCCTGCTGAAATATCAGACCACCGACCTTCGCCGGGTGCGCGGACTGTTGCGGGCGTCGCCGTTGACGGCCGGCGCATTTGCAGCGGGCACGCTTGCGCTGCTGGGCCTGCCCCCCTTCGGGCTGTTCATCAGTGAGTTTCTGATCTTTCGCGCGGGCGTGGAGAGCGGACCTCTGTGGGTCGTCATTCTGGGGGTGGCGCTGCTCGCCGTCATATTCGCCGGCATGCTCGGCAGCGTGAACCAGATGCTCTACGGAGCGCCCCCGGACAATATGGAACACGGGGATCCGCTCAGGTGGTCGCTGGCGCCGCTGGTAGTCAATTTCTCCTTATTGCTTGTACTCGGGCTGACGTTCCCGCACGCAGTGGCTGAGGCCCTCGAACAGGCGCTGAGGGTGCTCGGGGTGTCCCATGCCTGATCTGAACGGTGTCGCCCGGCAGCTTCGCGCGACGGCGCTGAAGCTGACCGACCTTCGGGTGTACCCTCCGCGGGAGGTGCGAGTCAACATCGAACGGGATGAGCTACCTCCGTTTGCCGATTATGTGCGTGACAGGTTTTGCGCGAAGCCTGAACTGATCGTGGCGGAGGATACACGCGCAGAGCGCGGGGCCTTTACGTTGCGCTACCTCTTCGAACTCGAAGGCGTGGATCTGTTCATCGTCGCGTCGGCGGCAGTCCTGGAGAACGACCGTCGATTTCCGTCGCTTGCAACGCGCTGGTATCTGGCCAGTCGCTTCGAGCGCGAGATGCATGATCTGTTCGGCCTTCTACCGACCGGTCACCCCGACCTGCGTCGTCTGCCGTTGCATCAGTTCTGGCCCGCAGCCTATCACCCGCTGCTGAAGGACGCCCCATCGCCCCCTGCATTTGCGGATGATGGTACGCCCTTCCCGTTTCGCCGCGTGGAGGGCGAGGGGATCCATGAGATCACCGTCGGCCCGGTGCATGCAGGCATTATCGAGCCGGGCCATTTCCGGTTCAGTGTCGAGGGCGAGACCATCGTGAATCTCGAGTCCCGGCTCTATTTCGTGCACAAGGGGATCGAGCGGCTCTTTGAGACAGTCCCGCTCATCCGCGGGGTGGAGCTGGCTGAACGGATTTCCGGCGACAGCAGCGTGGCGCACGCGCTCGCGTTCTGCCAGGCGCTCGAATCGCTGACGGCGCTACAGATCCCGCCTCGCGCGGCCTACCTGCGTGTGGCGCTGCTTGAATTGGAACGGCTCTACAATCACATCGCGGATGTCGGCGCGATCTGCACGGATACCGGCTTTGCGGTCGCAAATACGCATGCCATGAGGATTCGTGAAGATATACTGCGTCTGAATGCCCGATTAGCCGGCCATCGTCTGCTTCGCGGAACGCTGATCGCGGGCGGTGTGAGGTGTGACTTCACGGCAGAGCAGATCGCCGATGCGCGGGAGACGGTGAGGCGCGCAGTCAGTGACTTCGACGAGGTGGTGGAGATCGCGCTGAATAACGGTCTGGTGCTGGACCGCCTGCACGGGACAGGGCACCTGTCGAATCAGACCGCGCGCGAGCTGCAGGTCGTCGGGCCGGCGGCGCGCGCCAGCGGGATCGATCGGGATGCCAGACGGGATCATCCCTTTGCCGCGTATGCGGATCTGCCGCCGCATGTGCCGGTGTACAGTGAAGGCGATGTCTGGGCGCGACTGATGGTGCGGGTAGAGGAGGCGCGCGAGGCCGCTCATCTGATCATGCGCGCATTGGGCGAGATCCCCGAGGGTAAGGTCTCGGCGCCGCTCCCGGCATTGCCGGCGGGCGCGAGCGGGTTCGGTCTGGTTGAGGGGTGGCGCGGGCCGATCTGGCACTGGCTTGTCGCCGGCGAGCAGAATCGGCTTACGCGCGCGAAGATCAAAGATCCGTCATTCGCCAACTGGCCGGCGCTTCATTACGCCATCCTGAAAAACATCGTGCCGGATTTTCCGCTCGTCAATAAAAGCTTCAACCTGTCGTACGCGGGCAACGATTTGTAGGCTCGTGTGTCCCGAACCTTTCACTCCTTTCAAGTTCTGTTCTGACCCGTCATTCCGCCTGCCTGTGCGTCTCTGCACGCAGACAGGTGCTTGACACGCCTGCCCCGTACTGGATACGGGGGAATCCAGTCGAGCCCTCTGCATACCGGCGCCTGCCCCGGACTCCGATCCGGGGTCCGCCGGGTATGACGCACTCGCGGCAAGCCGCGGGGAATGAACCCTCTGAGGATTTAAGCCTGCTGGAGGAAGTACCATCGGCTAACAACCCTTTTTCACACATCATTGCAAGCCGAAGGCGAAGCAATCTCACCGTTCTTCATGACCCGCAGAGCAAAACGGGTGGATTGCCACGCTCCCGTTGGTCGCTCGCAATGACGACGCTACCGGGCCGATCTCTCGGCGAGGACTGCAAGTACATGGGGACACTCCCCCGGAGCCCCGGTAGTGTCCTAATTTGAAAGGGCCTCCCCTGCGGGCGGCATAGGAATTGCTTGACAAGTCATGAGTTCTCGTCATGTCATGATTTTGCTTGACAGGGTAGCAAGAACATATATATAAATATCCCCAACGTGTGTGACTATATTGATTCAATATACGTGATGCCTAATTTGGAAAGGGGTGAATGATGAGTGTCAAATTAGCGTCTCCCCCATTATCCACCGAATCCGATACGGCACACAAAGAGGTCTACCGTTCCAACAAGGTCAACATGCATATCAAAGCCAACGAGCGTTTGATCCTCGCCCTCGATGTTCCACTAGGAAGGCCGCATGGGTTAATTGAACTGTCCGATGCTCGTGCGCTCGTGGAGCAATTAGACGGTGTCGTGTCATTCTTCAAGATCGGCTGGCCGCTCTATATGGCTGGAGGGCAGGCGCTTATTCCAGAGCTCGTTAATAAAGGCAAACGGGTCTTCTTGGATCTGAAGTTCGGTGACATTCCTGAAACGATCAAGAGACTCGTGCTTGTAGCTAGAGATCATGGCGTCAGTTTTATTACAGTGAACACCAGCTTTGATGCCGTGCGGGCTGCCGTGGCAGTGCGAGGCGAATCCGATCTGAAGATTCTGACGGTAACTGTTCTCACAAGCCTAGCAGATGCGGACTTGCGGGAAATGGGCGTTGATACCGATGTTGAGACGTTGGCTCTATACAAAGCCAAGAAGGCGAGTGAATTTTGTGATGGCGTCATTGCTTCTGGAAAGGAAGCTGCGCTCATTCGTCAGAACGTACGCAAGGATTTCTTAATTGTGACGCCCGGCATTCGGCCTGTTGGGCGTGCACACGACGATCACAAAAGGGCGACAACGCCAACTGAAGCAATCAGTGCAGGGGCCGACTACTTGGTCGTTGGACGACCCATTACGCAAGCTGAGAATCCCCGGAATGCCGCCGCTAAGATCATCACAGAGATGCAAGACGCCTTCGATGCTCTCGCCAAGCCGTGATAAGTTGTAGCTTTATCGTCGCATTGGTTGCGGTCTAGCGAGATAAGGTTGCCACAACATCTCCTGGTTCTCTACCTCTGTAGTGGAATCCTTACAGCAACTCCTCCAAAGCCCATATTCTACTAGCCACCCCTGCCGCCATCGCTGGCGTCACCCGCAGGCTCCCATGAATCCGCACAAAATTGTAGTGGGCAAAATGCAAGGCTAACGCATCCTTGAGATTTCGCAGGGACTTTGAAAACGCATTCGTCAGTCTTGTGAACCGCCGCATCTGCATCCGCATGGTCAAGTTCTGCCGCTCGATATACGACGTTGACACATAGCGAGGATCGCGGGGGTCCCGTTGATTGGCGTGGATACCACCTCCGCGACTCGTTGGGGAGAGTAACGGCCCGGACCTGGATTCTCGGCCTGGCAATGCTGGTCGATACGCGGGGCGCCATGAGGGCGGCTGCTAGCGTTTGATGTTTCCATTCGTCAAGGCTCTGCATAGTGACCTCACGCGAGTCTATTCCAGCAATACCTCGTTCAGCTTGGCTTCCCATTCGTCCTCGTCCAGAACCTCGAAGCGGAGCACCTTGTCTTTCATCTCAAGCCCGAGTTCGTTCCAGTTCCGGGACTTCGCCTGCCGGGTGCAAATGTCGAACACCTTGCGGATGTAATTGGTCTTGGCGTTGTCCTTCAGGTGCAGACCCTTGGTTTCAACCACGTAAACGCGCTCGTAATCCGTGTGAGTGGTCCTGTCGGTTGCCGTGAAAATAAAGTCTGGATAAATCCGGTGCTCCCGCCATCCCTGGATCGAGTAGTCATGCCTTGCGCGATTTCGGAACCAGAAGAAAAGCCGATGCTGGTTCTCTAGATACCAGGCAACCGCTTTCTCGGTCTCGTTGAAGTCATCCTCCGGTACCGCCTCGTAAAGACTGAACTCAAGCTGCCCACCCTTCTCCCTTGTCAGACGCTTTGAAGTTGGCTTGATAGCAATAGATTTCGGGAAAGACCAATCGAGGTTGTTGCCGATGATCAGGAAACGAAGCTCGTCCTTTTCCAGCATCGAACAGAAAACCCGCTCGGCCAGTCGGTCTTTCTCGGCTTCAAGTTGCTTCCGCAGTTCTTCGATCAGGAAAACAAAGTTATTGGCAATAAGCCGCTCAGTATCCAGCTTGCCGCCTATCTTACGGAAATGGTTCAAGACCTGCTGGGCGAATTCGTGTGCTTGCCAGGGGTTCGGCACGACGTCACCGATCTGTCGCGTCATAAAGACCGGATCAACGCGGATACCGCCTTCCCTCAAATCGTGAATGCCTCTGGCTTCAATCACTCGATGCCTGTCATCGGTCAGCGTGACGCCGATTTCAACGTCTTTCTCCTCGTACTCGGAAAGCGTCAATTGCAAGACCGGCGTCAACGTCACTTCATCCCACGGAATCCGAGCCGCAATATCCATGTCGTAGTTGACGGGCCTCCAGCCGTGGCTGTTCCTGACCATGAAAACTGGGAGAATCGCTCGACCGGCAGCCATCTTGAAGCGTTCGCGCATGTCGAAAAGCTGGTCCATGCCGTCGCCGGGCATACCGCCGTATTCGTCTTCTGTGGCGATATGTCCGCGCAAATCGCCCAAACCTTCCTGGGCAAAGCCGTCACGAATGCTTTCCAACAATGCATTGGCGCGTTGCTGAAAGCAAAACACATAGCTTTCGTCGAGATCCCGGACTTGGGTCTTTCGCGCGTAGGGTTGTCTCAGAATACGACCGACAAGCTGGGTCAAGGCGTTCTGTGAGGATGGATTCGTCAGAATCGCGAGCACGTAAGCGAACGAGCAGTCCCAACCCTCTTGAAGGGCCTGCTTGGTGATGATGTAGCGGATTTTGCAGTCCCGACCGAGCAGCCCGCCTATATCGTCAACTTCCTTGAGTTCATCCTTTTCGCTCGTTTTGACCGCGATCTGTTCCGCCGGGACGCCCATAACCTTCGTCAAATGTTCCCGGACTTGCTCCGAATGAATGTACCGTCCGCCCTCTTGATTCTTCCCTGTGCGCTCCACTTGAATCAGGCAGATCGGGCGGATGTATATGCCCGTGTTCGCCTCGTATTCCTTGGCCTTTTCCTCCAGCACGTTCCGCTTGTTCACTCCGGCAAGCAGGGTGTCTTTCCAGTCCGGGCTTGCCTTGTTTACGACGTGGAGATCCAACTTGATCATTTCCTCATGGTGCAATTCTCGGCCTGCGATGTCCACGAGGATATTGCTTTGAACCGGCGTCGCCGAAAGTTCGGCAACTAGGCAAGGATTAAACCCGCGCAAGGTCTCCTGTGCCCCATCACTGTAAGCCTTGTGCCCTTCGTCGAGTATAATAACCGGCGAAAGTGTTCTGAGAGTGTTCCCCAATGACGTTTTGATTTGCCGACCCCAAAAGCCGCTTTGCTTCTCGTAGGTGTCCAGATTTGGGAAGCGTGTGAGCGTGGCCTCTTGCGCGATGATGTCATCCTCTGGCGGAAAAAAGTCCTGAAAACCGCCGCTGTCCTTGAAGACCTTCAAGGTCTCTTTCGTCTTCCGGTTGGCCGATGGAAGCATGAGCATCAGTACGATAAGATTTTCCTGCACATCCAGCGGGGCAAAGTGGTCCGTCTTTTCGAGAATCAGCGTGTGCCCACCGCTTGCCAGGTCCAGATGTTGGCGGTACGGGTGATCCCGGTCTTTCAGGCACTGAATCGTCTGGCGGTAAATCTGTGTTGTCGGGACAATCCAGAGCACAAGCCCCGTCTGGCGTTTCCGGTAGATCGTATTCACGAGGTCAATCGTCTTGACCGCCAGCAGCGTTTTGCCACCCCCGGTCGGAAGTTTAAGACAGAATGTCGGTAATGCCTGGCCTAGTCCATTTTTGTGCGGCAGATACCGGCGCGGAAGTTTAGCCTTCTCCCATGCCTTCGCCGCAAAGTCAAAGGCCATGTCGGGATCAGTTATGCCTTCGGCCTTCTTCTTCAGATCGGCCAGAAGTTCAAGGTAACTCCTAATCCCGGCTAACGCTCTTTGCTGGTATTCCTTCAGTCGCATCCGTCACCGCGTGAGTTCGTAAATCTCATAGGGCAACTGCGCAAAATCAATCCGAAACTGGTCAAGGTGTTCTTGGTCCAGATACTTGGTCGGTGCGAAGACCAGCCGACGTTTGTCCTTCTTTAGGGGCGGCAGACTCTTCGCCATGTCCAGCGTCAATGCCAAATTTTTCAACTTCGCAACGTCGGGCTCATAGAAAAGGAAAACCTGGTAATTCCGACTCTCGCCGATGAAGCGCCTCTTTTCGTTAATTGCCCTCTCGTCGAATTCCTCGCCGGTCGCCGTGTAGAAAACGTAACGGGCAAGTTCTTCGTAGGTCGGCAAGCCGTTGCCATCGAGGATGCTTTCAAGTTCGATGGCCTTGCCGAGCTTGAAGAAGCTGAACGAACCGCCGAGGCCCTTTCTCAGAGCCTCGTCCTTCGATATCGGCACACCCTTGATTACGCGCCGAACACGCTCCGCTGTAATGGAATCCGCATAGTCTTCGCACTCAACCAGAATGAAGCGGCGAGAGCCCTTGTCGGACTCATTCAAAGCAAGGACGGCGTGGCCGGTAGTGCCAGTGCCAGCGAAGGAGTCAAGAACAAGGGCGCGTTGGTTTCCTTGAGTGACATATCGAATCAGACGAGCAAGAACCTCATGGTCTTTGGGATTCTCGAACACTTTCTTGCCGAAAATGCTGACAAGCACGTTTGTTGCCTGCAAAGCGCTCCTGTAAAAGTAACTCCCCGCAACCTGGATGCCGATATCCGATGCGTCCTCTTCTTCGCCATTTCCGTTACTCTCAGGAGACAAAGAGCGCACGAGATACGTTTTCCGAATGGGTGGTTCTGTGTGATCCTCGCGGAAGACGACAACGCCAGCGGCAATCATCTCATTCATCTTCTCAATCGTGGCATATCGCCAGCCACCTTCCGGCACCACACAAGGTTTGCGTGTCTTGGGATGGATTACATCGTAAGAAGGACCGCCGCCGCCCGGCCATGACATATTGTCATCACGCCACACGCCATTATCATCGACATTTCCGTACCGCGAATGCTTCTTCGATGGGTGGTTCTTGGGGAGTTGTTTGTAGAAGTCACGTAATCCTTCCTGAATAGCATTGCTGTCGCTGCCATGTAGCGCACGAAGGCGAAGGTATTCGTCCTGAATCTCTTTCGCGCCCGGCTTGTCTTCGCGCCAAATGGTTTTGCGCTGTTTAAGCGTGTCCATCGACCGGGCATAAATCAGGATGTACTCATGGCCCACGGAAAACAGTTTGGCATCGTTTTTTCGGCCCTTCTCGCAGACCAATTGGGCAATGAAATTCTCCTCGCCGAAAACCTCGTCCATGAGACAACGAAAATGGTGCGCCTCGTTGTCGTCAATCGAAACCATAATGACACCTTCGCTCTTCAGTAGGTCTTTAAGAATCTTCAGCCGGGGCATCATCATGCAGAGCCACTTGTCATGTCGGGTCAGGTCCTCTCGGTCAACGACCTTGCCCAGCCAGTCCTGCATCATGGGCGAATTAACGCTGTCATTATAGGCCCACTTTTCATTGCCCGTGTTGTACGGGGGATCAATGTAGATACAGTCGATCTTCCCGGCGTAAAGCGGAAGGAGCGCCTTCAGTGCCTTAAGGTTATCGCCGTAGATAATCAGGTTGTCATGCAGAGTCACCTTGTCCGTCAGGCTCTTGGCCTTGACCGGGACAAGTTCGTGATACTTCACTAGCAAATGATGATTCTGCACGAACGTTTTGCCCTTAAACTGTAGTTGCGCCATGAAGACCTCGCTTAATCATTGTGGGCAAACCGGTATTTGCGCTCCCGCGCAAGAAATGCATCCTTCCCGCCTTCAAGAATCTTGGTTACCCGTTCGCGCACGCTCTCATTATCGATGCCACCTTCCCCGGCAATGTGTCCCCTGATTTGAGGAAGCCCATCTTCGGGGCTTTCTCTGGGTTCAGTGTCCAGAACGACGATTTTTTCACTTTCGGCGTTGACCAGCATATTGGCGTTATGGGTTGCAAAAATGATCTGTTGCTGGTGCTTCAGCTCTTGAATGGCCGGCAGAATGTCATTTGTGATGAATGCGTTGTCGAGGTCGTCTTCAGGTTGGTCAATCACCAGCAACCCATCGGTCTGCGCGAGCAAAATCAGGAAAAGTGCCGTTGCCTTTTGCCCAACGGATGCTTGCTGAATCGAGATGTAGTCTTCGGTATCAACTTTACGCCGCAATTCCATGTTCACCGAGTCCGGGACGTACTGACATAGCAGCCGGCCGATTTGTTTGTCATCAAAGCTCGTCATCAAGTCCACCACTTTGGCAAGGATCGGCCCGGCCCACGAGCATGCCGTCGGTCCCTTGTCGGGGACGGTTCGTCCCAGGGTCTTGTCTTGGCCGTGCTCAAAAACAGCAAGCATGTAGTCCGCAAGTTCGGTCCACAATTCCGCGGGATGCGAGGACAAGGAACGAGCGGGCACTTCCTTTCGGATAGCTATCTCAAGCTGCTCTGCGTCTCGGCTGTTGAACTTGCGGCCATCCTTGACGTACCCCTGAAAGTCCGAAATTGCCCGCCGGATGTCACCGGCATGGACAACCCTCATTCGCACGCGCTGCTTTGTGCTCGTTGTCAGGGCATCGGCTAAGTTCACGTAGATCTCGCCCTCCTCGGATCGGCATTGCCGCAAACGGGAGACCAATTCGCGTCGCTGTGTACGTGCTTGGTTCAGCCGGGTATCCAGTTCGTCAAAGTGCGAGATGCGCGAGTCAATTTCCTGCAGCCGGGCCTGAAGAGGCTCAAGAAGAGTGAGGTTGATCTTATTGGCCTCCATCTCTTTCTTGGCTTCGCCGTATGCCACGGAATGCTCGGCGATTCGTTCGGTTATCAGCGCGTTCTCTGTGCTCTGCGCCAGAGCATCGGTATTTTTCAGCCAGGAAGTTGCCACGCCTCTGAGGGCAGCAATTAGGTCATCCACCTGCTTGAGAGCGGCGGTGCGCACGGTCAAAAGAGAGGATTCCGCGCCCGTTTGAGTATCAGGCAACGTCTTTGATGCGCGC
Encoded here:
- the pyrF gene encoding Orotidine 5'-phosphate decarboxylase (OMP decarboxylase) (OMPDCase) (OMPdecase) (Evidence 2a : Function of homologous gene experimentally demonstrated in an other organism; PubMedId : 10972799, 11251836; Product type e : enzyme), with the translated sequence MSVKLASPPLSTESDTAHKEVYRSNKVNMHIKANERLILALDVPLGRPHGLIELSDARALVEQLDGVVSFFKIGWPLYMAGGQALIPELVNKGKRVFLDLKFGDIPETIKRLVLVARDHGVSFITVNTSFDAVRAAVAVRGESDLKILTVTVLTSLADADLREMGVDTDVETLALYKAKKASEFCDGVIASGKEAALIRQNVRKDFLIVTPGIRPVGRAHDDHKRATTPTEAISAGADYLVVGRPITQAENPRNAAAKIITEMQDAFDALAKP
- the hyfF gene encoding Hydrogenase-4 component F, giving the protein MLIALVLMPLAAAAILMLVRPRAWLECIHALAALSGLAAGLMVAARVWGGEMPTAVGGLLRADGLSALMVVVITLVGAIAALYGIGYIRAEYDDTHLTRVRSFFALFHVFIFTMLLAVTTDNLGIMWVAIEGTTLATAFLVNLHNTPKSLEAAYKYLILSSVGIALAFIGTALMYYAGASRAGEIAVNWTSLRAAASSLNPQVVRLAFAFILIGYGTKAGLAPMHTWLPDAHSEAPAPISALMSGVLLNVGLYAVMRFKVVTDIAVGAHFAGPWLLGIGLLSLTVAAIFLIVPRNYKRMLAYSSVEHVGVICLGLGFGGYWGVLGALLHVINHALSKSLLFILSGNILLKYQTTDLRRVRGLLRASPLTAGAFAAGTLALLGLPPFGLFISEFLIFRAGVESGPLWVVILGVALLAVIFAGMLGSVNQMLYGAPPDNMEHGDPLRWSLAPLVVNFSLLLVLGLTFPHAVAEALEQALRVLGVSHA
- a CDS encoding conserved protein of unknown function (Evidence 4 : Homologs of previously reported genes of unknown function), which produces MRMQMRRFTRLTNAFSKSLRNLKDALALHFAHYNFVRIHGSLRVTPAMAAGVASRIWALEELL
- a CDS encoding Hydrogenase, large subunit-like protein (HycE-like), yielding MPDLNGVARQLRATALKLTDLRVYPPREVRVNIERDELPPFADYVRDRFCAKPELIVAEDTRAERGAFTLRYLFELEGVDLFIVASAAVLENDRRFPSLATRWYLASRFEREMHDLFGLLPTGHPDLRRLPLHQFWPAAYHPLLKDAPSPPAFADDGTPFPFRRVEGEGIHEITVGPVHAGIIEPGHFRFSVEGETIVNLESRLYFVHKGIERLFETVPLIRGVELAERISGDSSVAHALAFCQALESLTALQIPPRAAYLRVALLELERLYNHIADVGAICTDTGFAVANTHAMRIREDILRLNARLAGHRLLRGTLIAGGVRCDFTAEQIADARETVRRAVSDFDEVVEIALNNGLVLDRLHGTGHLSNQTARELQVVGPAARASGIDRDARRDHPFAAYADLPPHVPVYSEGDVWARLMVRVEEAREAAHLIMRALGEIPEGKVSAPLPALPAGASGFGLVEGWRGPIWHWLVAGEQNRLTRAKIKDPSFANWPALHYAILKNIVPDFPLVNKSFNLSYAGNDL
- the Mod gene encoding Adenine specific DNA methylase Mod encodes the protein MAQLQFKGKTFVQNHHLLVKYHELVPVKAKSLTDKVTLHDNLIIYGDNLKALKALLPLYAGKIDCIYIDPPYNTGNEKWAYNDSVNSPMMQDWLGKVVDREDLTRHDKWLCMMMPRLKILKDLLKSEGVIMVSIDDNEAHHFRCLMDEVFGEENFIAQLVCEKGRKNDAKLFSVGHEYILIYARSMDTLKQRKTIWREDKPGAKEIQDEYLRLRALHGSDSNAIQEGLRDFYKQLPKNHPSKKHSRYGNVDDNGVWRDDNMSWPGGGGPSYDVIHPKTRKPCVVPEGGWRYATIEKMNEMIAAGVVVFREDHTEPPIRKTYLVRSLSPESNGNGEEEDASDIGIQVAGSYFYRSALQATNVLVSIFGKKVFENPKDHEVLARLIRYVTQGNQRALVLDSFAGTGTTGHAVLALNESDKGSRRFILVECEDYADSITAERVRRVIKGVPISKDEALRKGLGGSFSFFKLGKAIELESILDGNGLPTYEELARYVFYTATGEEFDERAINEKRRFIGESRNYQVFLFYEPDVAKLKNLALTLDMAKSLPPLKKDKRRLVFAPTKYLDQEHLDQFRIDFAQLPYEIYELTR
- a CDS encoding conserved protein of unknown function (Evidence 4 : Homologs of previously reported genes of unknown function); this translates as MRLKEYQQRALAGIRSYLELLADLKKKAEGITDPDMAFDFAAKAWEKAKLPRRYLPHKNGLGQALPTFCLKLPTGGGKTLLAVKTIDLVNTIYRKRQTGLVLWIVPTTQIYRQTIQCLKDRDHPYRQHLDLASGGHTLILEKTDHFAPLDVQENLIVLMLMLPSANRKTKETLKVFKDSGGFQDFFPPEDDIIAQEATLTRFPNLDTYEKQSGFWGRQIKTSLGNTLRTLSPVIILDEGHKAYSDGAQETLRGFNPCLVAELSATPVQSNILVDIAGRELHHEEMIKLDLHVVNKASPDWKDTLLAGVNKRNVLEEKAKEYEANTGIYIRPICLIQVERTGKNQEGGRYIHSEQVREHLTKVMGVPAEQIAVKTSEKDELKEVDDIGGLLGRDCKIRYIITKQALQEGWDCSFAYVLAILTNPSSQNALTQLVGRILRQPYARKTQVRDLDESYVFCFQQRANALLESIRDGFAQEGLGDLRGHIATEDEYGGMPGDGMDQLFDMRERFKMAAGRAILPVFMVRNSHGWRPVNYDMDIAARIPWDEVTLTPVLQLTLSEYEEKDVEIGVTLTDDRHRVIEARGIHDLREGGIRVDPVFMTRQIGDVVPNPWQAHEFAQQVLNHFRKIGGKLDTERLIANNFVFLIEELRKQLEAEKDRLAERVFCSMLEKDELRFLIIGNNLDWSFPKSIAIKPTSKRLTREKGGQLEFSLYEAVPEDDFNETEKAVAWYLENQHRLFFWFRNRARHDYSIQGWREHRIYPDFIFTATDRTTHTDYERVYVVETKGLHLKDNAKTNYIRKVFDICTRQAKSRNWNELGLEMKDKVLRFEVLDEDEWEAKLNEVLLE